Sequence from the Stenotrophomonas sp. 364 genome:
AAGTGCGCGTTGTGCCCGACCAGGATCGCGCGCTGGCAGCCGTACTTCTTCACCGCCGCACGCACCGGCGCGAAGATATGGTCCAGCGCGTCCTTCTCGGACTTGGCCAGACGGAACGGGTGATCGAGGATGATGCCGGTGATTTCCAGCGACTTCGGGTCGATCTCCAGGCCTTCGGCCGGGATCACGTGCGCGCTGGCCGTCTGGCCGGGATACAGCAGCCCGTTCTCATCCATCTCGATCGGCACCGCGGCGATTTCGAGCAGCGCGTTGCGGTTGCAGTCGAAGCCACCGGTCTCCACGTCGATCACTACCGGCAGGAAGCCGCGGAAGCGCTGGGCCATGGCCAGGTTCACTGCCGGGGCAGCAGGCGCCGGAGCGGCGGTGGGGGGCAAGGCGGCATCTGTCATGCGGGGATTCTAGCAGAGGGGGCCTGTACGTCCCCCGCGCTCAGGCCAGTGCAGGCGTGCGCGCCAGGCAACGCTGGAGCAGGCGGTCCAGGCTCAATGGGCCGGCCCCCTGCAGGGCCAGCGGCAGCAGCATGGCCATGAACAGCACCGGCAGCTTGAAGTTGCCAAAGCCCTGGTCGGTGATGGCATAGCCCATCGCCAGCTCGCCCAGCCCGTCCCAGTGCATGGGCCAATGCACGGCGGCGGTGGCCACCACGGTCAACACCAGCAGGCTGCTGGCGGCCATGCGCGTGCCCAGGCCGACCAGCAGGCAGGCCGCGCCCACCAGCTCGAACCACGTGGCCAGCTGCCAGTTGACGCTGGCCGGCACCTGGTCGAAGGGAAACGGGAACGCCTGCTGCAGGTCGCCGAACCAGTTGCTGCCGTGCAGTTTCTCGCGGCCGGATTCGAAATACTCCCAGGCCATCAGCAGGCGCAGGCCCAGCGGGGCAATCCACGGGCCGAGCGGGTCCAGCCGGCTGCGCAGGGCGGCCAGGTACGGTGTCTTCATCGATGACGTCCTTTGTGGGGGGATCAGGAAGCGGGAGCGGCCAGGCCGATCACGCCGCTGCCGAGGAACTGGTGCAGCAACGCCGCGCCGGAGGTGAGCAGCGCATCAGCGTCCAGGCCGTGGGCCAGGGCAAGCTGCTGCAGGTGCCACGTGCCGGTATGGCCGGGCTGCTGGCCGATCTGCTCCAGCACCTGCGCGGCCATCGGGCTGATGGACGCAAACCGGACCTGCCCGTCCGGGTCACGCCGCACCAGCAGCCCGGTGGGGGCGTCGCCGGGCGCGGGGGGAGCGTCGTCGCTGCCCAGCCGGTGCACCGGCCAGTGGTACAGCAGCGGCCACGCCAGCGGCGAACGCTGCAATGGGGCGTGCATCGGGTCCAGCCCGGGCGTGGCCGGCAGCGGTCGGGCATCCAGCTGGTACAGCGCGGTTTCCACCCACTCGTAGTGGGCCAGTTCGGCCAGCGCGGGGTGCGGCAGCGTCGGCTGGACCTGCAGCCACTGCACGAACTCGGCGGCCAGTTCGGTGAACAACGGAGTCTGCGCGCGGTGTCCGGCCACGAAGCGGCGCACCAGTACGGTCCATTCGGGATCGCCAAGCAGCTGCACGCAGACCGGAAAACCGGTGCCTAGCAGGCCCAGGATGTTGTTGAACACCAGCCGGCGGTAGACCGCCAGCCGACGTGCATCCAGGCCGGCGGGCGAGGCAACGTGTGCCGGGTCGCGCAGGTGGCTGGTGAGTGCCCGCTGCTGGGCGTGCAGGCGGGCCGGGGCGTCAGTCACGGTCGGCTCCGGCGTGCGCGGCCATCAGCTGGCGGATGGTGCGCAGTTCGTCGCGCAGTTCGGGGTAGGGCGGGAAGTTGAAGTCGCGTTCGAGCAGGGTGGGGCGTGCACCGATGCGCGCGTAGGTGCGGGCCAGCAGGTCCCAGACCGGGTCGATCACGGCGCTGCCGTGGGTGTCGATTTTCAGGTCCTCGGCCTCGTCCAGGTGGCCGGCCACGTGCAGGCAGACGATGCGCTGGGCGGGCACTCCGGCGATGAATGCGTCGGCGTCGTAGCCGTGGTTGCAGGCGTTGACGTAGACGTTGTTGACGTCGAGCAGCAGGTCGCAATCGGCTTCGGCGAGCACGGCGTTGGTGAAGGCCAGTTCGTCCATGGCCGGTTCGGGGGCGAGGTAGTAGGAGACGTTTTCCACCGCGATGCGCCGGCCCAGGAGATCCTGTACGCGGGCGATGCGTGCGGCGGTGTGGTGCACGGCTTCGTCGGTGAAGGGGATGGGCAGCAGGTCGTAGAGGTGGCCATCGTCGCTGCAGTAGCTGAGGTGTTCGCTGTAGAGCGGTACCCGGTGCTGGTCGAGGAAGCGGCCGACCTGTTCAAGCAGGTGGGTATCCAGTGGCGCGGTGCTGCCCAGCGACAGGGACAGGCCGTGGCAGCTGAGCGGGTAGCGTTGGGCGAGGTCGGCCAGGGCGTCGGCGGCGGGGCCGCCCACGCCGATCCAGTTTTCCGGCGCGCATTCGAGGAAGTCGAGGTCGCCGGCCGGGGCATCGCGCAGGGTCTGCAGCAGTGCGCGGCGCAGGCCCAGTCCGGTCGCCGCCGCAGGCAGCGGCGACCGGTGGCTGCCCGGGGCGATGGGGTCAGTGCTTGGCACCGCACTTGCCTTCGCCGCACTTGCCTTCGGCGGTCTTCTTGTCGCCGGCGGTCTTGGTTTTGGCGTCGGTGGCCTTGCCTTTGTCGGCGCCGCACTTGCCTTCGCCACACTTGCCTTCTGCGGTCTTTGCACCGGTTGCGGTGGCCGTTTTGCCAGCGGCCTGGGTGCCGGCCTTGTCGCCGTGGGCGCCACACTTGCCTTCACCGCACTTGCCTTCGGCGGCCTTGGTCGCGGCCTGTCCTGCAACGAGGTAGCCCTGGGCCAGGTCGGTAATGCTCAAGGCAGACGCCGACGCGGTGACGCCGAGGCCGGCGGCGAGCGCGGTGGCAGCCAGCAGGGACAGCGAACGGGTGGGGTTGCTCATCGGGTGGTGCTCCTTGGTATGGGCCGGGGCCCGGGATGGCTGCGTGGGGGCAGCAGGTGCGGCCATGGTGGGCCGGCCCGGCTCAACGAATCCTCACACAGGATTCAATGTTTCGTGAAGTGTGGGGTGGGTGTTTTTCTTTTTTGAAGCGAAAAGCCAGAGCTGGAGCAACAGCAACTGCAACAGCAACAGCCGAGGGTGCGGGCGTGCCTGGCTTGGCGGGTACGGGTGGGTTGGCGGGACACGCCGCAAGTACGTCCGTGTAGGCTCGTGAGCGCCATCCATGGCGCCCAACGGTCCCGCCAACCCACCCGTACCCACCTATGACAGTGAGTCGGGTGGCCACGAAGGAGCAGAGCACTTAGTCCGTGCCGTTGTAGCTTTGCGGTGCTTCGCCTTGCCATGGCTGCCAGTCAAGTGTCGAGGGTGGGGGTGTGTGGGTTCGCGGGACCCTGAGCCGCATGGATGCGGCGACGGAGCCTACAAGGACGTACTTGCGGCGTGTCCTGCGAACCCACACAGCTCCACCCAGCTCAGGTCAAGCAGAAGACTGCAGCTGTTGAGCTCCATCTTTGGCAGTTACGGAGACCCGAAACGAAAAAAGCCGCCACCCGAAGGCAGCGGCGTTTTGCTTTTCTACAGCGAGGCGGATCAGACGTGATCGGTGCTGCTGGTTTCGTCGCGCTTTTCGCGCGGCGGAAGGACCTGCTCGCCGTGTACCAGGAACCAGACGTTCTCGGCGATGTTGGTGGCGTGGTCGCCCACCCGTTCCAGGTTCTTGGCCATGAACAACAGGTGCGTGCACGGGGTGATGTTGCGCGGGTCTTCCATCATGTACGTCAGCAGCTCGCGGAACAGCGCCGTGTACTGCGCGTCCAGCCGTGCGTCGTCGTCGCGCAGGGCCAGCGCGGCGGCCGCATCGTTGTCGCGGTAGGCCTCGATCGCGCGGCGTACCTGCTGGGCTGCCAGCCGGCCCAGCGAACGCAGGCCCTGGATCTGCGGCAGCGGCGGTACCTTGCTCAGGGCGATGGAACGCTTGGCCACGTTCGCGGCGTAATCGCCGATGCGCTCGATATCGGCCGGAATGCGCAGGCCCGCCAGGATCTCGCGCAGGTCGCGTGCCATCGGCCCGCGCAGTGCAAGACGCATCACGTCGTGGCTGATCTGCTGCTCCAGCCCGTCGATCGCCTCGTCGTTGGCGATGATGCGCTGGGCAGCGTTTTCGTCGCGCTTCTCGATCACGTCCATCGACGCCTCGAGCTGGGCGACCGCCATCTCGCCCATGCGCACGATCTCGGCCACCAGCCGCTGCTGCTCTTCGTCGTAGCTCTTGACGATATGGTCGTTGGGAATGCTCATGCGGGTGTAGTCCAAAGGTTCGTGGCCGGGATCAGCCGAAACGGCCGGTGATGTAGTCTTCGGTCTGCTGCTTGTTGGGCTGCGAGAAGATCACTTCGGTGCGGTCGTGTTCGATCAGGTCGCCCAGGTACATGAAGGCGGTGTAGTCCGACACGCGCGCGGCCTGCTGCATGTTGTGGGTCACAATCACGATGGTGTAATCGTGCTTGAGCTCTTCCACCAGCTGCTCGATGCGGCTGGTGGAAATCGGGTCCAGCGCCGAGGTCGGCTCGTCCAGCAGCAGCACGTCCGGACGCAGGGCCACGGCGCGGGCAATGCACAGACGCTGCTGCTGGCCACCGGACAGGCCCAGCGCGCTCTGGTTGAGCTTGTCCTTCACCTCGTCCCACAGCGCGCCCTGGCGCAGCGCCTGCTCGACGCGCACGGCCATGTCGGCCTTGGACAGCTTCTCGTGGTGGCGGATGCCGTAGGCCACGTTCTCGAAGATCGTCATCGGGAACGGCACCGGCTTCTGGAACACCATGCCTACCTTGCTGCGCAGGCGGTTCATCGGGTACTTCGGCGACAGGATGTTCTCGCCGTCCAGCAGTACCTCACCGCGCGCTTCCATCTTGGGGTACAGCGCGTAGATGCGGTTGAAGATGCGCAGCAGCGTGGACTTGCCGCAGCCGGACGGACCGATCAGGGCAGTGACGCGCTTTTCGGGGATCTCCAGCTCGATGTTCTTCAGCGCATGGAACTTGTCGTAGTAGAAATCCAGCCCACGCGCGGCCAGCTTGATCGGCGCCGGGGTCTGCAGGTTTTCATGCGAGGCCGGGACCACGATGCGCTGCATCGGCACGGCGTTGGAAAGATCGTTCATGGCGATATCCGCGGAAAGGTCAGTCATGGGAGATACGGTTGCGCAGCAGGATGCCGCGCGCGGAGAGGCTGACCAGCAGCACGAACACAGTCAGCACCAGCGCGCCGGCCCAGGCCAGCACCTGCCAGGATTCATACGGGCTGCCGGCGAACTGGTTCATCACCACCGGGACCGAAGCCATCGGCTGGAACACGTTGCTGTTCCAGTACTGGTTGCCGAAGGCAGTGAACAGCAGCGGCGCGGTTTCACCGGAGATGCGGGCCAGTGCCAGCAGGATGCCGGTGATGATGCCGGCGGCGGCACTGCGGTACAGCACCTGCACGGTCACCTTCCACTGCGGGATGCCCAGCGACAGCGCGGCTTCGCGCATCTGCGACGGCACCAGGCGCAGCATTTCATCGGTGGTGCGCACCACCACCGGCAGCACGATGAAGGCCAGCGACAGCGCACCGGCGAAGGCCGAGAACTGCCCGCCGGTCTGCATCACGTACAGCGTGTAGACGAACAGGCCCAACACGATGGACGGCGCCGAGAGCAGGATGTCGTTGACGAAGCGGACCACCGTGCCGGCCTTGCGGAAGTTGCCGTACTCGGCCAGCCAGGTACCGGCCAGCACACCCAGCGGGGTGCCGATGGCAATGGCCAGGCCGCACATCACCGCGCTGCCGAAGAACGCATTGGCCAGGCCGCCTTCCTGCATCGGCGGCGGCGTCATCTTGGTGAACAGGTCCAGGTTGATCCCGGCCAGGCCCTTGGAGGCCAGCGTCCACAGGATCCAGCCGAGGAAGAACAGGCCGAACAGCGCGGTCAGGCAGGACATCAGCAGCGCGACCACGTTGACGATGCGGCGGCGCAGGTACAGGGGCTGGGAAGAGTGCGTAGCGACGGTGGACATCAGTTGCCCTCCTTGCGGGACAGACGCATCAGCATCAGGCGGGCGATTGCCAGCACCACGAAGGTGACGATGAAGAGCACGAAGCCGAGCAGCAGCAGCGCGGAGCGGTAGGTTTCGGTGGCTTCACCGAAGTCGTTGGCGATCAGTGCGGCAATGGTGGTGCCCGGTTCCAGCAGCGACGGCGACAGGCGCACGCTGTTGCCGATCACGAAGGCCACCGCCATGGTTTCGCCGAGCGCGCGGCCCAGGCCCAGGAAGATGCCGCCGATCACCGCCGAGCGGGTGTAGGGCAGCACGATGTCCCAGCTGACTTCCCACTTGGTGGACCCCAGCGCATAGGCCGATTCCTTCAAGCGGGTCGGCACGGTGAGGAACACTTCGCGCATCACCGAGGAAATGAAGGGGATGACCATGATGGCCAGCACGAAGCCGGCGGTGAGCACGCCGATGCCCAGCGGCGGGCCCTGGAACAGCGGGCCGATGATCGGCATCGTGCCCAGGTGGTCGTTGAGGAACGGGGTGACGTACTCGGTCATCACCGGGACCAGCACGAACAGGCCCCACATGCCGTAGATGATCGAGGGGATGCCGGCCAGCAGTTCGATGGCGGTGCCGACCGGGCCACGCAGCCAGCGCGGCGCGACTTCGGTGAGGAAGAAGGCGATGCCGAAGCTCACCGGCACGGCGATGACCATCGCGATCAGCGCGGTGACCAGGGTGCCGTAGATGGGCGCGAGCGCGCCGAATTTGTTTTCGACCGGATTCCATTCGGACGAATAGAAGAAGCTCAGGCCCTGCTCCTGCAGGGCATGGCGGCCGCCCCACAGCATCGAGAGCGCGGCGCAGGCCAGGGCCACCAGTACCAGGATGACGGTGGCGATCAGGACCCAACGGAACAGTTTGTCGTTGCGGGCGTCGCGCAGGTCGCGGATGGACGGTGCGGGAACAGGCTGGGCAATGGCATTCATGGGAGAAGGCGGGGGCCGTAAGAAGAGGGGTAGTGCCGGGCCATGCCCGGCAACACAGGTGCAGCGTGGTGCTGCCGGGCAGTGCCCGGCACTACGACCGCTCAGGCCCGCGACGCGCGCGGGCCTGGCTGTTTCACTTGAACTCGGCCGTCCAGTAGGCCTCGATCTGGGTCACCAGCTCGGCCGGCAGCGGCACGTAATGCAGTTCGTTGGCCTGCTTCTGGCCGTTCTCGAAGGCCCACTTGAAGAACGCCAGGGTTTCCTTGCTGCGCTTGGCATCCTTGGGCTGCTTGTGCATCAGCATGAAGTTGGTGGCGGTGATCGGCCACGCCTGGTCGCCCGGGGCGTTGGTGATGACCAGGTTGAAGTCCTTGGCGCTGGCCCAGTCGGCGCTGGCAGCGGCCGCGGCGAAGGTTTCGGCGCTCGGCTGCACCCAGTTGCCGGCGGCGTTCTGCATCGAGGCATACGGCATCCCGTTCTGCAGCGCGTAGGCCAGTTCGACGTAGCCGATGGAGCCCTTGATCTGCTTCACGTACGAGGCGACGCCTTCGTTGCCCTTGCCACCCACGCCATCGGGCCACTGCACCGAGGTGCCTTCGCCGACCTTGCTCTTCCAGTCCGGGCTGACCTTGGACAGGTAGTTGGAGAAGTTGAAGGTGGTGCCCGAGCCGTCGGAGCGGTGGACGAGGGTGATCTTGCCGTCGGGCAGCTTGACGCCCGGGTTGGCGGCAACGATGGCCGGGTCGTTCCAGGTCTTGACCTTGCCGAGGAAGATGTCGGCCAGCAGCGCGCCGCTGAGGCGCAGCTTGCCGGCGTCGAGGCCGTCGATGTTGACCACCGGCACCACGCCGCCGATCGCCGACGGGAACTGGCCGAGTCCGGCCTGGGCCAGTTCTTCGCTGCTCAGCGGCTTGTCGGAGGAACCGAAGTCGACGGTACCGGCCTTGATCTGCGCGATGCCGCCGCCGGAGCCGATCGACTGGTAGTTGATTTTGGCGCCGGTGGCGGTGTTGTAGTCGGCCGACCACTTGGACACCAGCGGGAAGATGAAGGATGCGCCGGCACCGGAAATTTCAGCGGTCAGGCGGTCGCCGGCCGCCGGTGCAGCGGCGGGAGCGTCGGCAGCCGGCGCAGCGGCCTGGCCTTCGGCGCCCGGCTTGCAGGCGGAAAGACCCAGCGCGATGGCCAGGGAAAGGGCGGTCAAGCCAGCCGTGTGCAGTTTCATCGGTCACTCCATAGCGGGATAGGGGGCCGGTCTCTCCGGCGACGCTGCTATGAAATGATGTTTTTGTTACAACCGTATGACGGTGTGACCGGCGGCACGTGGAGGCCTTGTGGGGCTTGGGTTCTGGTCGAATTCTCAAGGGGAAAGCGTGAAGCCTGGCGGGCAACCTGCGCCCGGGCTGGGCGGGGAGGAGTGGGTTCGCGGGACACGCCGTGAACCCATCCATGGGGGCTCGTGTACGGCATCCATGCCGTACACGGTCCCGCGAACCCACTCCTCCCCGCCCCTGACAGTTGGCCGGAGGCCGTGGATAAGCCAAAGGAAAGACCCTCAACCTCCGACCTCCATCTCAGAATCCCAGCAACCAGATCCCAGACGTCAGGCCAGGGCAACCCAAATCCAACCGCACTCCCGCTTCATTGCGCAGACGCTTTCGCTGACGGGCCAGGAAACTGTCGGGGGCTGGTGGGGGTGGGTAGCCGGGGCCCTCCATCGCATGGATGCGATGGCGGAGCTTACAAGGGTGAGGGCGCATTGCTTGCGAGGCACTGCCTCGCATGCGTCCGAACGCACAGCCGCCGGCGGCTGGGCCGGGCCGCGGAGCGGGACTTGCAGCGTGCCCCGGCTACCCACCCCCACCAGCCCAGCCAGCAGAACCGACCCCGCACGTCGCCAGGCTCTGGCAATAGCTCCGGCTCCGGCCTTGGGCTTTT
This genomic interval carries:
- the rnt gene encoding ribonuclease T, with product MAQRFRGFLPVVIDVETGGFDCNRNALLEIAAVPIEMDENGLLYPGQTASAHVIPAEGLEIDPKSLEITGIILDHPFRLAKSEKDALDHIFAPVRAAVKKYGCQRAILVGHNAHFDLGFVNAAVNRVGHKRNPFHPFSVFDTVTMAGIAYGQTVLARAAAAAGLGWDADEAHSAVYDTEQTAKLFCTIANAWPR
- a CDS encoding DoxX family protein is translated as MKTPYLAALRSRLDPLGPWIAPLGLRLLMAWEYFESGREKLHGSNWFGDLQQAFPFPFDQVPASVNWQLATWFELVGAACLLVGLGTRMAASSLLVLTVVATAAVHWPMHWDGLGELAMGYAITDQGFGNFKLPVLFMAMLLPLALQGAGPLSLDRLLQRCLARTPALA
- a CDS encoding putative DNA-binding domain-containing protein; amino-acid sequence: MTDAPARLHAQQRALTSHLRDPAHVASPAGLDARRLAVYRRLVFNNILGLLGTGFPVCVQLLGDPEWTVLVRRFVAGHRAQTPLFTELAAEFVQWLQVQPTLPHPALAELAHYEWVETALYQLDARPLPATPGLDPMHAPLQRSPLAWPLLYHWPVHRLGSDDAPPAPGDAPTGLLVRRDPDGQVRFASISPMAAQVLEQIGQQPGHTGTWHLQQLALAHGLDADALLTSGAALLHQFLGSGVIGLAAPAS
- a CDS encoding DUF692 domain-containing protein → MPSTDPIAPGSHRSPLPAAATGLGLRRALLQTLRDAPAGDLDFLECAPENWIGVGGPAADALADLAQRYPLSCHGLSLSLGSTAPLDTHLLEQVGRFLDQHRVPLYSEHLSYCSDDGHLYDLLPIPFTDEAVHHTAARIARVQDLLGRRIAVENVSYYLAPEPAMDELAFTNAVLAEADCDLLLDVNNVYVNACNHGYDADAFIAGVPAQRIVCLHVAGHLDEAEDLKIDTHGSAVIDPVWDLLARTYARIGARPTLLERDFNFPPYPELRDELRTIRQLMAAHAGADRD
- the phoU gene encoding phosphate signaling complex protein PhoU — its product is MSIPNDHIVKSYDEEQQRLVAEIVRMGEMAVAQLEASMDVIEKRDENAAQRIIANDEAIDGLEQQISHDVMRLALRGPMARDLREILAGLRIPADIERIGDYAANVAKRSIALSKVPPLPQIQGLRSLGRLAAQQVRRAIEAYRDNDAAAALALRDDDARLDAQYTALFRELLTYMMEDPRNITPCTHLLFMAKNLERVGDHATNIAENVWFLVHGEQVLPPREKRDETSSTDHV
- the pstB gene encoding phosphate ABC transporter ATP-binding protein PstB, which codes for MNDLSNAVPMQRIVVPASHENLQTPAPIKLAARGLDFYYDKFHALKNIELEIPEKRVTALIGPSGCGKSTLLRIFNRIYALYPKMEARGEVLLDGENILSPKYPMNRLRSKVGMVFQKPVPFPMTIFENVAYGIRHHEKLSKADMAVRVEQALRQGALWDEVKDKLNQSALGLSGGQQQRLCIARAVALRPDVLLLDEPTSALDPISTSRIEQLVEELKHDYTIVIVTHNMQQAARVSDYTAFMYLGDLIEHDRTEVIFSQPNKQQTEDYITGRFG
- the pstA gene encoding phosphate ABC transporter permease PstA, yielding MSTVATHSSQPLYLRRRIVNVVALLMSCLTALFGLFFLGWILWTLASKGLAGINLDLFTKMTPPPMQEGGLANAFFGSAVMCGLAIAIGTPLGVLAGTWLAEYGNFRKAGTVVRFVNDILLSAPSIVLGLFVYTLYVMQTGGQFSAFAGALSLAFIVLPVVVRTTDEMLRLVPSQMREAALSLGIPQWKVTVQVLYRSAAAGIITGILLALARISGETAPLLFTAFGNQYWNSNVFQPMASVPVVMNQFAGSPYESWQVLAWAGALVLTVFVLLVSLSARGILLRNRISHD
- the pstC gene encoding phosphate ABC transporter permease subunit PstC; translation: MNAIAQPVPAPSIRDLRDARNDKLFRWVLIATVILVLVALACAALSMLWGGRHALQEQGLSFFYSSEWNPVENKFGALAPIYGTLVTALIAMVIAVPVSFGIAFFLTEVAPRWLRGPVGTAIELLAGIPSIIYGMWGLFVLVPVMTEYVTPFLNDHLGTMPIIGPLFQGPPLGIGVLTAGFVLAIMVIPFISSVMREVFLTVPTRLKESAYALGSTKWEVSWDIVLPYTRSAVIGGIFLGLGRALGETMAVAFVIGNSVRLSPSLLEPGTTIAALIANDFGEATETYRSALLLLGFVLFIVTFVVLAIARLMLMRLSRKEGN
- the pstS gene encoding phosphate ABC transporter substrate-binding protein PstS; amino-acid sequence: MKLHTAGLTALSLAIALGLSACKPGAEGQAAAPAADAPAAAPAAGDRLTAEISGAGASFIFPLVSKWSADYNTATGAKINYQSIGSGGGIAQIKAGTVDFGSSDKPLSSEELAQAGLGQFPSAIGGVVPVVNIDGLDAGKLRLSGALLADIFLGKVKTWNDPAIVAANPGVKLPDGKITLVHRSDGSGTTFNFSNYLSKVSPDWKSKVGEGTSVQWPDGVGGKGNEGVASYVKQIKGSIGYVELAYALQNGMPYASMQNAAGNWVQPSAETFAAAAASADWASAKDFNLVITNAPGDQAWPITATNFMLMHKQPKDAKRSKETLAFFKWAFENGQKQANELHYVPLPAELVTQIEAYWTAEFK